The following coding sequences lie in one Silvanigrella aquatica genomic window:
- a CDS encoding flagellar protein FlgN: protein MDELLNLIIQFNEILKKQIASYVEFIPILDEEETAIANYDLIALERIVIVKDQHSRIAQSIEERRIQILKKICYMIAFDPRGQNLSLNLFKFTFSTYLKNIKTLINEEMFAKLLEQECAFNSTASEFEKTFEFVYPRIYRNQVILKKLSKNVSMSISLFQSEAEAGMNYDSLGKAQSLTNKNTGISSMRVKA from the coding sequence ATGGATGAGCTATTAAATTTAATTATCCAATTTAATGAAATTTTAAAGAAACAAATTGCTTCTTATGTTGAATTTATTCCTATTTTGGATGAAGAAGAAACAGCTATAGCAAATTACGATTTAATAGCACTAGAAAGAATTGTTATTGTAAAAGATCAGCATTCTCGTATTGCACAATCAATAGAAGAAAGAAGAATTCAAATATTAAAAAAAATATGCTATATGATTGCCTTCGATCCAAGAGGGCAAAATTTATCTTTAAACTTATTTAAATTTACTTTTTCCACTTATTTGAAGAATATAAAAACTCTAATTAATGAAGAAATGTTTGCAAAATTATTAGAACAAGAATGCGCTTTTAATTCAACAGCATCAGAATTTGAGAAAACGTTTGAGTTTGTATATCCAAGGATATATAGAAATCAAGTTATTTTAAAGAAATTATCAAAAAATGTTTCAATGTCTATTAGTTTATTTCAATCGGAAGCGGAAGCCGGTATGAATTATGATTCGCTAGGAAAAGCACAATCTCTTACAAATAAAAATACAGGTATTTCATCGATGCGTGTAAAGGCATAA
- the flgM gene encoding flagellar biosynthesis anti-sigma factor FlgM, translated as MSVNSIKNSPSVVNPNAIQTADPGKAERAAPKSGAAAYAKANNNPTIKEAANVQISQRAKDMSLAKKIADETPDIREDKVAHFKDLIDKGEYKADSEKIANSILQEAMRDEIARDPSFIYK; from the coding sequence ATGAGTGTGAATAGTATTAAAAACTCACCATCTGTCGTAAACCCAAATGCCATTCAAACGGCTGATCCTGGAAAAGCAGAAAGAGCTGCACCCAAAAGTGGAGCCGCTGCTTATGCGAAAGCAAACAATAATCCCACAATTAAAGAAGCGGCCAATGTGCAAATTTCTCAACGGGCTAAAGATATGAGTTTAGCTAAGAAAATTGCAGATGAAACACCAGATATCAGAGAAGATAAAGTGGCTCACTTTAAAGATCTCATTGATAAAGGTGAATATAAGGCTGATTCAGAAAAAATTGCAAATTCTATTTTGCAAGAAGCAATGCGTGATGAAATTGCAAGAGATCCCAGTTTTATTTATAAATAG
- a CDS encoding AMP-binding protein, whose protein sequence is MAGKTIECKDRPWQSHYGPGTNLELSEYEFANLADMVTKCSAQWNQNISTSMILPNGMARALTYADVEKYSDAFAVYLREEAKISQGDRIAIQMPNCLSYPIAVFGTFKAGGVIVNANPLYTSFEMQHQFKDSGAKILIIIDMFADKLTEVIPNTNIEKVILVKVADFFPLLQKTLVQSVLKYVKKQIPKCEVYSTSFTLSVAKGAEIQKNKNINVQDYWKTIKLDDLCALQYTGGTTGVSKGAMLTHRNLIANMYQINEMGKAKLSKGNEVILSVLPLYHIFAFTVNLITFYYCGGESVLIPNPRPLKNIKKAFEMKNISWISGVNTLFNGLLNETWFSQNPPKHLKASIAGGASLHKAVSERWLNVTKTPVVEGFGLTEASPVVSFNPLNGVVKSDTVGVPVPGTDVVLINEEGNTVPIGETGEIAVRGPQVMKGYWQRPDETSKCLKENWLLTGDVGVMDNDGYIKIVDRKKDMILVSGFNVYPNEVEDCIAKLAGVGEVAVIGVPNAKTSESVKAYIVKKDPTLTEEKILEHCHKYITHYKVPKSIEFRTELPKTPIGKILRKNLKEEALKTIK, encoded by the coding sequence ATGGCAGGTAAAACAATCGAATGTAAGGATCGTCCTTGGCAATCACATTATGGCCCGGGTACGAATCTTGAACTTTCAGAATATGAATTTGCAAATTTAGCTGACATGGTTACAAAGTGCTCTGCCCAGTGGAATCAAAATATTTCAACAAGCATGATTTTACCGAACGGTATGGCACGCGCACTCACTTACGCTGATGTTGAAAAATACTCCGATGCTTTTGCTGTTTATTTAAGAGAAGAGGCTAAAATTTCACAAGGCGACAGAATCGCCATACAAATGCCAAACTGCTTAAGTTATCCCATTGCTGTATTTGGTACTTTCAAAGCGGGTGGCGTCATAGTCAATGCAAATCCTCTTTATACTTCCTTTGAAATGCAGCATCAATTTAAAGATAGTGGTGCAAAAATATTAATTATCATTGATATGTTTGCTGACAAATTAACAGAAGTAATCCCAAATACAAATATTGAAAAAGTCATACTTGTAAAGGTTGCTGATTTTTTTCCTTTATTACAGAAAACATTAGTTCAATCGGTATTAAAGTATGTTAAAAAACAAATCCCAAAATGCGAAGTCTATTCAACATCATTTACATTATCCGTTGCAAAAGGTGCGGAAATACAGAAAAATAAAAATATTAACGTTCAAGATTATTGGAAAACCATTAAATTAGATGATTTATGCGCTTTACAATATACTGGCGGCACGACGGGTGTGAGTAAAGGAGCCATGCTCACTCATCGAAATTTAATTGCAAATATGTACCAAATAAATGAAATGGGTAAAGCTAAACTATCTAAAGGTAACGAAGTAATTTTATCTGTTTTACCTTTATATCATATTTTTGCATTTACAGTGAATTTAATTACTTTTTATTATTGTGGCGGAGAAAGCGTTTTAATTCCTAACCCAAGGCCATTAAAAAATATTAAAAAAGCCTTCGAAATGAAAAATATTTCCTGGATTTCAGGAGTCAATACCTTATTTAATGGACTACTTAACGAGACATGGTTTTCTCAAAATCCCCCAAAACATTTAAAAGCGTCTATTGCAGGAGGGGCTTCTCTACATAAAGCAGTCTCTGAAAGATGGCTTAACGTAACAAAAACACCTGTCGTTGAAGGATTTGGCCTCACCGAAGCATCACCCGTTGTCAGCTTTAACCCTCTCAATGGAGTTGTGAAATCGGATACTGTAGGTGTTCCCGTACCAGGAACCGATGTCGTACTCATAAACGAAGAGGGAAACACAGTTCCTATTGGAGAGACGGGAGAAATTGCTGTAAGAGGTCCCCAAGTTATGAAAGGATATTGGCAACGTCCTGATGAAACATCTAAATGTTTAAAAGAAAACTGGCTTTTAACAGGTGATGTGGGCGTCATGGACAATGATGGCTACATTAAAATTGTGGATAGAAAAAAAGATATGATCCTTGTCAGTGGATTTAACGTTTATCCCAACGAAGTTGAAGATTGTATTGCGAAACTTGCAGGAGTGGGTGAAGTCGCCGTCATTGGCGTGCCAAACGCAAAAACAAGTGAATCTGTAAAAGCATATATCGTGAAAAAAGACCCTACACTTACGGAAGAAAAAATACTTGAACATTGCCATAAATATATCACGCATTATAAAGTACCAAAATCTATTGAATTTCGAACTGAGTTACCTAAAACACCCATTGGAAAAATTCTGAGAAAAAATCTAAAAGAAGAAGCATTAAAAACAATAAAATAA